From bacterium, one genomic window encodes:
- a CDS encoding oligosaccharide flippase family protein codes for MSLLKRTTSQAFQYAGFIAMNLVVSFIAFPIMTRIFTVEEYGQLALFNAVLALLIPFAKCGMTTAVIKDYAQVGNAEEKSVLYTSSLAGVVICSVCTFVAYYLIALFAKEYVALSVDYFLLIVAVLLLSRTLLNLFASFFRAEEKVFLLGVISLVSRSGAMVVSMAACVLLKKGLYGYLLGLFVFEAITALALTLYFQRRGELKVKKISLEKLEKLFIYGFPLIFFEVSSLLNDYADRFFIQYFLDSTRLGIYSVGYNISTYIQGFITGPLWMTIFPIYTKLWESEGREKTAEYLQVLLKYYLCLAVLIICGVLSVSREFIVVFATEKYLLAAQIVPMVTASILIYGTYHITGAGFFLLRKTKIIAGYTMFCALLHAALNIYLIPKYQIQGAVISAMISYTVLTALITLHSSRFLRLKWPVKDLAVYLFFALVIGLFVHRLETGSALSVLVIRSLLITVLYVAALFVYDARLIHTMTAWVRDKLLQRKKGDVD; via the coding sequence ATGTCCTTATTAAAGAGAACGACCAGTCAGGCATTTCAGTACGCCGGTTTTATCGCGATGAACTTGGTCGTCTCTTTTATAGCCTTTCCGATCATGACAAGAATATTCACTGTGGAGGAATATGGCCAGCTGGCCCTGTTCAATGCCGTACTGGCTCTTTTGATCCCATTTGCCAAGTGTGGAATGACGACCGCGGTCATCAAAGATTATGCGCAAGTCGGCAATGCGGAAGAAAAGTCTGTTCTCTATACCAGTTCCCTGGCTGGAGTGGTCATCTGTTCCGTCTGCACTTTTGTCGCCTACTATTTGATCGCTTTATTTGCAAAAGAGTATGTTGCCCTCAGCGTTGATTATTTTCTGCTGATCGTCGCGGTCCTTCTTCTTTCGCGCACGCTGCTGAACCTTTTCGCCTCTTTTTTCAGGGCGGAAGAAAAGGTGTTTTTGTTAGGGGTGATCAGTTTAGTTTCTCGATCCGGCGCCATGGTCGTCAGTATGGCGGCCTGTGTGTTGCTGAAAAAGGGATTGTACGGCTATCTGCTGGGTCTCTTTGTATTTGAAGCGATCACAGCCCTTGCGCTTACTCTGTATTTCCAGCGTAGAGGCGAGTTGAAGGTTAAAAAGATCTCTCTGGAGAAACTGGAGAAACTTTTCATTTATGGGTTTCCGCTGATCTTTTTCGAAGTATCCTCATTGTTGAATGACTATGCCGACCGGTTCTTTATTCAATATTTTCTCGATTCCACCCGGCTGGGCATCTATTCGGTCGGCTATAATATCTCTACCTACATTCAGGGCTTTATCACCGGTCCGCTGTGGATGACCATTTTCCCCATCTATACCAAGTTGTGGGAGTCGGAAGGGCGGGAGAAAACGGCAGAGTATCTGCAGGTGCTGCTAAAGTATTATCTGTGTCTGGCGGTGTTGATCATTTGCGGGGTTTTGTCGGTGAGCAGGGAATTCATCGTGGTGTTTGCGACGGAAAAATATCTGTTGGCCGCGCAAATTGTGCCGATGGTGACGGCCAGCATTCTGATTTACGGGACCTACCACATAACCGGCGCGGGCTTTTTTCTGCTCAGGAAAACAAAGATCATTGCCGGATACACGATGTTTTGCGCTCTCCTGCATGCGGCCTTGAATATCTATCTCATTCCGAAATATCAGATACAGGGCGCCGTCATCTCGGCTATGATCTCCTACACGGTGTTGACCGCCTTGATCACCCTGCACTCTAGCCGTTTTCTGAGATTGAAATGGCCGGTCAAGGATCTGGCCGTGTACCTTTTCTTTGCTCTTGTCATCGGCCTTTTCGTGCACCGCCTGGAAACCGGCAGCGCGTTATCCGTGCTGGTGATCAGGTCGCTGCTGATCACCGTGCTTTATGTCGCCGCCCTTTTTGTCTATGATGCCAGGCTGATACACACGATGACCGCTTGGGTGCGGGATAAACTGCTGCAGCGAAAAAAGGGCGATGTAGATTAA